acaaaattaaatattttataagtaaaaaaTTTACAGTTGTAACCATATCCCgaagatttataaaaataaattctatgtGTTCTATCTTtttgatataaatatattatgctattgatactatgaatattttaaaacattttgaaaCTCTTTCTGTTTATCTGCTCTGTAAAAACAAAGTTAAACCATTTTACTACTTTAGaaaaactaagtatatttttgtatatttttaaataggtatttcatTCCTATGGGTGAATTATTGGAAATTGTAGTTTTATACACTTACTTGTTTTGACTAAGCATTATTTTGGTTGAATTAATACTTATGGTGTGGCATTTATTCTTTATTAATATTGTGCTCAATATGTAATGTACCTGTTATTTTTAAGGTTAATGTTTCCTAACTATTCAAATCTGAAACAAACTACAGTGTAACCAACagcctaatttaaattttttgtgtttgtatgaaaatgtttactttttacaataaataaaatatacaccatatttttttttaattattttccatTATGACTATACTATTAACTTAATAAGGTCTACATATGACTAGGTACTGTATTATGTCCAGGCTAAAACCGTGACTTTTGAGTTTGGACTTTGGTTGGATGAAGTTTGAGATAATATAAAACTAATAGTCCGATCTGAACACACGACCAGCGACCGGCTGCCAGTCATCAGttaaaactttcagcttttataaaacaacgaaggtctggcacgcgctagctcttaatccattattattttagttatttccATTGACTTCGACACGTTTATAATGTTACCCGTTACGTGGCGAACTCAGATCACTATATACTGCGATATACTTTATAGTTGATATTCAGATgcgaaatcaaagaattttaaaTACTACTTCGGACAACGATCCACGACTCagacgtagatagagtaataaaggtagatgcaggaacgtttgctttctcattcgcactaaaaagcatagataaagttactaatgtgataaacagagacgcagctaacctattttttttgtcccttatcgtgtaactggtttttttttcaagaatacatacaagaagttgcaaaacaaactttgagaattcgtggcgtaattgtatttctcatgagttatttacttgttttcacataaaaaacgtttaatacaaatattgttgatcggttaatacacatattgactactaaacaatggtaataattgtcgtgttattcatcgttacttcgtgctatcgctatctcatacgcggttacacagtacctTGTCTATACTAGTCTATACATCTAAGTTCCAACTCTTttacattggctaatctgtgtaaagccagaagaagaaaaaaagaacaaaaaaaaaaaaaaagttccaaCTCTATGATGTCTATGATTCACTTTCTCTAAAAATGTTCATTGTTGTCATTTCATGTGTgatcaaataaatttttaatataataaagcaATTATATACTTTTTAATAGTAATTACCCAAGAACttctataatatttaagtactgTTGGTGATTTACTCACTTTCATTGTCCTAGTTGTTATTAGCTCGTAATAATGTGATCGAAATACAATAAAACATTGATGATTGAACGGAAGTGTTATGGAAAACATCAGTCATGAATtacttttgtattatttttgtcaTCTTACATTCAAGTTACTCGTCAATTTTGAACAAGAATGATTCATTGTCTCTTGTAAAATCAAATTCGACATCTGAACAAAAAGTGTGGAACATAAAACTAGATATCAATTTTGCTAAAACACTACCTTCAGTGCTTAAAAAATCGTCAGGAACCGACGTTCGCTTAAAATGTGAGGCTATAATGAATTTCACTAAAGTCGAAAGATACACGAAAAATAAAGAAGGTGTCGAGACCTCTTTGAAAGAATTTCCTCCAGATCACATTCAACAAGCTTTAATGAAAAATGTTAAAGTTTACTGGTTgaaaaatagtaaaatgttGACAGATGCCACTAAAATGAAAATCTCCACCAAAATCGATAAAGCTAATGGTACTATTGGCACTTACCTCAAACTAAAAGAACTAACTAGCAGCGATGAAGGAAACTACACCTGtgttataaaacaaaattatgaaaaaaagatGACAACAAGGCTCATTATTGAAAACGATATGAACAACTTAGATGCTTTTGAGCTCCCCACATACAGCCCCATGTTTCCAAGCAGAGGCAGCGAAAGAGAAATGGTGATAGATATCCGTACAACACCAAATTTAATATCAGAGGGTATGACTGTGGAGAACATTAATACTGATGTGTCACAGAATGCTTCCACCCCACAGAAGATACAACCTATATGTCAGGAGTATGTGGGTAAAGTCTGCAGCTCTCACCTCAAAGGCCAGTTTGTTTACATTCCCTATGACACATCCCAAAGGGCACTCGAGGAAAAACTGTTTAAAGCTTTTCAAGTTACAAAATATTCAAATGATATAAGCTCTCATTGTGAACAATATGCCATACCTAGTCTGTGCTACTCCACTTTTCCTATTTGTAGAAATCCAATTGTAACcaatgaaaacttttttaagGAAGCAAGAgaggtttttaatattcttcAGAGGGCTAATAAATTGTCTATAAAGACTGATTTGGAGGATCTGCCCGTTGTTATATTTAAAAACATACCACAAGATCTGCAATCACATTTAAAATTGAACAGAAATGTTACTGATCTATTTAATTTTCGTTATAATTCAACAATACTCAGACGGGTTTGTAAACGAGATTGTGAAATACTGGAAAATGAACTCTGTCAGACTGAATATGCCATTGCTAAGAGGCATCCGCACATTGGTCAGCAGTTAACTTTGGAAGAGTGCCAAGATCTACCGGAAGACGACCTGGACTGCCTCAAGATTGGCATTGGCACACTGATGGTTTCAGATGATGAGTGCTACTGGGAGAACGGCAGTGGCTATCTAGGGAGAGTCAATGTGTCAAGCAATGGAATGCCATGCATTGAATGGTCTAAGCAGCTGTATGTCAAAGTGTCAGACTATCCGGAGCTGAGTGGCAGACACAGCTACTGCAGAAACCCTGGCGGAATCAAGTCACAGCCGTGGTGTATCATAGATAACGATGGCAAAACTGATCAGATGTGTGATATTCCCAAATGTGCTCACAAAATATGGATATACATTGTggttatttttctttttctcacACTTATTATCGTGGGTTTTATAGTTTGCCTCTTTTatagacataaaaataaaaacaatgcaGCTACCATCAGGGATATTAATCTAAATgctgataaaaatatttatggcAATTCTAGACTTAATTCACCAATAGAAATGAATGAATTGCTGACCAATCAGAACAGCAGTAGTCAACCACATTTGACCATTAATACTTCTCGTGGCAATGGTGTGCTGCGTGTACCACAGTACTCTTTGtctcaaataaaatttt
The nucleotide sequence above comes from Maniola hyperantus chromosome 8, iAphHyp1.2, whole genome shotgun sequence. Encoded proteins:
- the Ror gene encoding tyrosine-protein kinase transmembrane receptor Ror, with amino-acid sequence MNYFCIIFVILHSSYSSILNKNDSLSLVKSNSTSEQKVWNIKLDINFAKTLPSVLKKSSGTDVRLKCEAIMNFTKVERYTKNKEGVETSLKEFPPDHIQQALMKNVKVYWLKNSKMLTDATKMKISTKIDKANGTIGTYLKLKELTSSDEGNYTCVIKQNYEKKMTTRLIIENDMNNLDAFELPTYSPMFPSRGSEREMVIDIRTTPNLISEGMTVENINTDVSQNASTPQKIQPICQEYVGKVCSSHLKGQFVYIPYDTSQRALEEKLFKAFQVTKYSNDISSHCEQYAIPSLCYSTFPICRNPIVTNENFFKEAREVFNILQRANKLSIKTDLEDLPVVIFKNIPQDLQSHLKLNRNVTDLFNFRYNSTILRRVCKRDCEILENELCQTEYAIAKRHPHIGQQLTLEECQDLPEDDLDCLKIGIGTLMVSDDECYWENGSGYLGRVNVSSNGMPCIEWSKQLYVKVSDYPELSGRHSYCRNPGGIKSQPWCIIDNDGKTDQMCDIPKCAHKIWIYIVVIFLFLTLIIVGFIVCLFYRHKNKNNAATIRDINLNADKNIYGNSRLNSPIEMNELLTNQNSSSQPHLTINTSRGNGVLRVPQYSLSQIKFLEVLGEGAFGKVYKGALKKNGETQYVAVKALKENASAKTKADFRREIDLISELTHENIVCIVGVALREEPLCMLFEFMARGDLHEFLMGRAPPSGKGLPSLRLLNIAENIASGMQYLASHHYVHRDLAARNCLVSDDFIVKISDFGLSRDIYSSDYYRVQSKSLLPVRWMPPESILYGKFTTESDIWSYGVVLWEVYSYGLQPYYGFSNQEVIAMVRGGELLAAPASCPAPLYALMRECWRHAPQRRPNFEEIVNRIQEWIQMGGCPDIATSESGSICGHRPTTSSKELQERAPLLPPHCSSSNGSLATGSLKKFSTVGSSSKVADDNFSTCSEVPPLAPKTKKFSSGSLIDTDKIGTKETVVRLPSKHYGNEI